AACTATTATTATAACCTTTTTAGCTACCCTTTATCCATCTCAAAGAGCATCGAAATTGAACCCTTCACAGGTATTGAGAAATGAATGATTATATATTGAATATTAAGGATTTGCATAAATCTTTTATGAAGGCTCGCCAAAAAATAGAAGTATTAGTTAATTTTAATATAGAAATTGCTAAAGGAGAGTTTGTTGTTATTGTAGGACCATCAGGTTCTGGTAAATCAACGCTGTTGCATATCCTAGGTGGACTTGACACGCCTGATAGTGGCCTTTTATTGTATAATAATCAAAATATATTTGGGAAAAACAACAATATGGATAACTATAGAAAACACGTTGTTGGTTTTGTGTTTCAACATCACTATCTAATGCCAGATTTTACAATATTAGAAAATGTTATGATACCTGCAATGGTTGCAGGATTAGGGGATAAAGAAGCTAAAGAGAAAGCTTATAAGGTTATAGAGTTTTTAGGGCTCTCAGATAGGATAGAACATTATCCTGCAGAGTGTTCTGGTGGAGAAGGGCAAAGGGCTGCAATTTGTAGAGCCTTAATCAATAATCCAGAGATTATTTTAGCGGATGAACCTACAGGTAATTTAGATAGAAAAAATAGTGATAACGTTTTAAATATTTTTTTAAATGAAAATAAAAGAGGAACAACTATAATTGTTGCAACCCATGATGAAAATATTGCAAATTGTGCAGATAAGGTTGTACACTTAGAAAAGAGGTAGGTTTATGAATAGAATTGGGATTATAGGTGGCTCAGGCGTATATAAATTAGAAGGGCTTAAATTTATTGAGGAAATAAAGCTTGAAACTGATTATGGCAAGCCTTCTAGTAGCTATAAGGTTTATGAATTAAATAATACAGAATATTACTTTTTAGCAAGGCATGGGGATAAACACACCATTGCTCCACATAGGATAAATTATAGGGCAAATATTAATGGTTTTAAAAAGTTATCGGTGGATAAAATAATATCAATTTGTGCCGTTGGAGGCATTAGTGATTTATGCAAACCTGGCACAATAGTTATACCAGATGATATTTTGGACTTTACTTCTAATAGAGAATCTACATTCTTTGATTTTGGCAATATTTTTCATATTGATTTTACTGAGCCACTTTGCCCACAGTTGAGAGACACAATAAGTAAAATATTAGTTG
The genomic region above belongs to Deferribacterota bacterium and contains:
- a CDS encoding ABC transporter ATP-binding protein, whose protein sequence is MNDYILNIKDLHKSFMKARQKIEVLVNFNIEIAKGEFVVIVGPSGSGKSTLLHILGGLDTPDSGLLLYNNQNIFGKNNNMDNYRKHVVGFVFQHHYLMPDFTILENVMIPAMVAGLGDKEAKEKAYKVIEFLGLSDRIEHYPAECSGGEGQRAAICRALINNPEIILADEPTGNLDRKNSDNVLNIFLNENKRGTTIIVATHDENIANCADKVVHLEKR
- the mtnP gene encoding S-methyl-5'-thioadenosine phosphorylase produces the protein MNRIGIIGGSGVYKLEGLKFIEEIKLETDYGKPSSSYKVYELNNTEYYFLARHGDKHTIAPHRINYRANINGFKKLSVDKIISICAVGGISDLCKPGTIVIPDDILDFTSNRESTFFDFGNIFHIDFTEPLCPQLRDTISKILVDHKIKFNQRATYVCTNGPRLESPSEIKMFKLLGADIVGMTLMPEAVLAREAELCYANVSIVTNYAAGLSAKKLTTLEVKENMNKNKRIVQDVLFELGNYLIGDLKCELCKNALKNTKA